From one Passer domesticus isolate bPasDom1 chromosome 15, bPasDom1.hap1, whole genome shotgun sequence genomic stretch:
- the TMEM11 gene encoding transmembrane protein 11, mitochondrial isoform X1 codes for MAAWGRRRAGPGGTNSGGGRDRVTLSSTDCYIVHEIYNGENAQDQFEYELEQALEAQYKYIVIEPTRIGDETARWITVGNCLHKTAVLAGTTCLFTPLALPVDYSHYISLPAGVLSVACCTLYGISWQFDPCCKYQVEYDAYKLSRLPLHTLTSSTPVVLVRKDDLHRKRLHNTIALAALVYCVKKIYELYAV; via the exons ATGGCGGCGTGGGGAAGGAGGCGCGCGGGCCCCGGCGGCACCAacagcggcggcggccgggacag GGTGACCTTGTCCTCCACGGACTGTTACATTGTGCACGAGATCTACAACGGGGAGAACGCCCAGGACCAGTTTGAGTACGagctggagcaggctctggaGGCGCAGTACAAGTACATCGTGATCGAGCCCACGCGCATCGGGGACGAGACGGCGCGCTGGATCACCGTGGGGAACTGCCTGCACAAGACGGCCGTGCTGGCGGGCACCACCTGCCTCTTCacccccctggcactgccagtaGATTATTCTCACTACATCTCCCTGCCCGCCGGAGTGCTGAGCGTGGCTTGCTGCACCCTCTACGGGATCTCCTGGCAGTTTGATCCCTGCTGCAAGTACCAGGTGGAGTACGATGCCTATAAACTTTCGCGCCTGCCCCTGCATACGCTCACCTCGTCCACTCCCGTGGTGCTGGTGAGGAAGGACGACCTGCACAGAAAGAGACTGCACAACACGATAGCACTCGCTGCCCTGGTGTACTGTGTAAAGAAGATCTATGAACTCTATGCTGTATGA
- the TMEM11 gene encoding transmembrane protein 11, mitochondrial isoform X2, with the protein MFSLEFRVTLSSTDCYIVHEIYNGENAQDQFEYELEQALEAQYKYIVIEPTRIGDETARWITVGNCLHKTAVLAGTTCLFTPLALPVDYSHYISLPAGVLSVACCTLYGISWQFDPCCKYQVEYDAYKLSRLPLHTLTSSTPVVLVRKDDLHRKRLHNTIALAALVYCVKKIYELYAV; encoded by the exons atgttttccttagAGTTCAG GGTGACCTTGTCCTCCACGGACTGTTACATTGTGCACGAGATCTACAACGGGGAGAACGCCCAGGACCAGTTTGAGTACGagctggagcaggctctggaGGCGCAGTACAAGTACATCGTGATCGAGCCCACGCGCATCGGGGACGAGACGGCGCGCTGGATCACCGTGGGGAACTGCCTGCACAAGACGGCCGTGCTGGCGGGCACCACCTGCCTCTTCacccccctggcactgccagtaGATTATTCTCACTACATCTCCCTGCCCGCCGGAGTGCTGAGCGTGGCTTGCTGCACCCTCTACGGGATCTCCTGGCAGTTTGATCCCTGCTGCAAGTACCAGGTGGAGTACGATGCCTATAAACTTTCGCGCCTGCCCCTGCATACGCTCACCTCGTCCACTCCCGTGGTGCTGGTGAGGAAGGACGACCTGCACAGAAAGAGACTGCACAACACGATAGCACTCGCTGCCCTGGTGTACTGTGTAAAGAAGATCTATGAACTCTATGCTGTATGA